In Pseudomonas sp. MTM4, one genomic interval encodes:
- a CDS encoding TolC family outer membrane protein, protein MLRRLTLALAVAASSGLVWAETAPPLSNRTDLVSVYRQAVENNADLAAARAQFKATQEVVPQARAGLLPNLSAGAEMSDTRTDLDTDVGSRSLSRSGTVYQATLSQPIFRAERWFQLQAAEAISEQAALEYSIAEQDLIRLTAQAYFAVLRAQDNLAAAKAEESAFKRQLDQADERFEVGLSDRTDVLEAQAGFDTARANRLITQRQVDDAFQTLFTLTNREYLALEGMEHSLPVLPPTPNDASAWVNTATRQNLDLLAINQAVNAAEETLRQRRAGHAPTVDAVARYSRGDNDSLGFSNTGSMDIPGYNLPRYTGDVEQSSIGLQLNIPLYSGGLTSSQRREAFHQLTQTEQQRESLRRQVVESTRNLHRAVNTDVEQVQARRQSIISSQSALEATDIGYQVGTRNIVDVLDAQRRLFAAVRDYNNARYDYILDSLRLKQAAGTLNPGDLEDLQRYLKADYDPDSDFLPPDLSENFGQPVRVD, encoded by the coding sequence ATGCTGCGTAGACTCACGCTGGCACTGGCCGTGGCCGCCTCGTCGGGACTGGTTTGGGCCGAGACGGCGCCTCCGCTCTCCAATCGCACCGATCTGGTGAGCGTTTATCGCCAGGCCGTGGAGAACAATGCCGACCTCGCGGCGGCGCGCGCGCAGTTCAAGGCGACTCAGGAAGTCGTACCCCAGGCACGTGCCGGCTTGCTACCGAATCTCAGCGCGGGCGCGGAGATGAGCGACACCCGCACAGACCTCGACACCGACGTCGGTTCACGCTCCCTGTCACGTAGTGGCACCGTCTATCAGGCCACCTTGAGCCAACCGATCTTCCGCGCCGAGCGCTGGTTCCAGTTGCAGGCGGCCGAAGCGATCAGCGAGCAGGCAGCGCTGGAGTACTCCATTGCCGAGCAGGACCTGATCCGCCTGACCGCTCAGGCGTACTTCGCAGTCCTACGTGCGCAGGACAATCTCGCCGCCGCCAAAGCCGAGGAGTCGGCCTTCAAGCGGCAGCTCGACCAAGCCGACGAACGCTTCGAAGTGGGGCTGTCCGATCGCACCGACGTGCTCGAAGCCCAGGCGGGTTTCGATACCGCGCGCGCCAATCGACTGATTACCCAACGCCAGGTTGACGATGCCTTTCAGACTCTGTTCACCCTGACCAATCGCGAATACCTCGCCCTGGAAGGCATGGAGCATAGCCTGCCAGTACTGCCGCCCACCCCGAACGACGCCAGCGCCTGGGTCAACACCGCCACTCGGCAGAACCTGGATCTGCTGGCGATCAACCAGGCGGTAAACGCGGCCGAAGAAACCCTGCGTCAGCGCCGGGCCGGCCATGCACCGACAGTCGATGCCGTGGCGCGCTACAGCCGGGGTGACAACGACAGCCTGGGCTTCTCCAATACCGGTTCCATGGATATTCCGGGCTACAACCTGCCGCGCTACACCGGTGACGTCGAACAGAGCAGCATCGGTTTGCAGCTGAACATTCCGCTGTACAGCGGCGGGCTGACCAGTTCCCAGCGGCGCGAGGCCTTTCATCAATTGACCCAGACCGAGCAGCAGCGCGAAAGCCTGCGCCGTCAGGTGGTCGAGTCCACCCGCAATCTGCATCGCGCGGTGAATACCGATGTGGAGCAAGTGCAGGCGCGCCGACAGTCAATCATTTCCAGCCAGAGTGCTTTGGAAGCTACCGACATCGGCTATCAGGTGGGCACTCGCAATATCGTCGACGTGCTCGACGCTCAACGCCGTTTGTTCGCTGCCGTGCGCGATTACAACAACGCCCGCTATGACTACATCCTCGACAGCCTGCGCCTGAAACAGGCCGCCGGCACACTCAACCCGGGTGATCTGGAGGATCTGCAGCGTTATCTGAAGGCGGACTACGATCCGGACAGCGACTTCCTCCCGCCGGATCTGTCTGAGAATTTCGGCCAGCCGGTACGCGTGGACTGA
- a CDS encoding aldo/keto reductase — translation MMATTLHELHRPLGSTGLIVSPLGLGTVKLGRDQGVKYPNGFRIPDDEQARQLIALARDLGINLIDTAPAYGLSEQRLGSLLRGQRDHWVVVSKVGEEFVDGQSHFDFSPAHTRRSVDRSLQRLRTDRIDLVLVHSDGRDLEILQHSGVYETLADLKREGKIVGYGLSGKTVEGGLFALEQGDCAMVTYNLNEQSERPVLDYAQSHAKGILVKKALASGHVCLKTGEDPVRASFELLFAHPGVGAAIIGTINPNHLSDNVRTAAAVLSQQR, via the coding sequence CTGATGGCAACGACCTTGCATGAGCTGCACCGCCCTCTTGGTAGCACCGGGCTCATTGTGTCACCGCTGGGCCTGGGCACGGTCAAGCTGGGTCGCGACCAGGGCGTCAAATATCCCAACGGTTTTCGCATTCCGGATGATGAACAGGCGCGCCAACTGATCGCACTGGCCCGCGATCTGGGCATCAATCTGATCGACACCGCGCCCGCCTACGGGCTCAGCGAACAACGTCTGGGGTCGTTATTGCGGGGCCAGCGAGACCATTGGGTGGTAGTCAGCAAGGTCGGCGAAGAATTCGTCGATGGCCAATCGCACTTTGATTTCTCGCCTGCCCATACCCGACGTTCAGTCGACCGCAGCCTCCAGCGGTTGCGGACCGACCGCATCGACCTTGTCCTGGTGCACTCGGACGGACGCGACCTGGAAATTCTCCAGCACAGCGGCGTCTACGAAACCCTCGCCGATCTCAAGCGCGAGGGCAAGATTGTCGGCTACGGACTGTCCGGCAAGACCGTCGAAGGCGGCCTGTTCGCGCTCGAACAGGGCGACTGCGCGATGGTGACCTACAACCTCAACGAGCAGAGCGAGCGGCCTGTTCTGGACTACGCTCAGTCACACGCCAAGGGCATCCTGGTCAAAAAAGCGCTGGCCAGCGGGCACGTCTGCCTAAAAACCGGCGAAGATCCGGTGCGAGCGAGCTTCGAATTGCTGTTCGCGCATCCAGGCGTTGGCGCCGCCATCATCGGCACCATAAACCCGAACCACCTGTCAGATAACGTGCGTACCGCTGCAGCGGTTTTGTCCCAACAACGATAA
- the waaA gene encoding lipid IV(A) 3-deoxy-D-manno-octulosonic acid transferase has product MNRTLYTLLFHLALPLVVVRLFWRARKAPAYSKRIGERFAVGLPEFQPHGIWVHAVSVGESIAAAPMIRELMARYPHLPITVTCMTPTGSERIRALFGDTVQHCYLPYDLPWAASRFLQRLQPKLAVVMETELWPNHIHQCARRGIPVALANARLSERSARGYARFARLTAPMLAELNLIAVQTEAEAARFRQLGARDACVEVTGSIKFDLSVDPVLPEQAAQLRQQWSAVMRPIWIGASTHTGEDEILLAAHRQLLNTYPDALLILVPRHPERFGSVYELCRKQGFATVRRTLGEPPQARTQVLLGDTMGELLFLFALADVAFVGGSLVPTGGHNLLEPAALGKPVLTGPHLFNFLDIAAQLRDADALKEVDSAPALAVAIEALWTNPASVEQARAAGCRVLRNNQGALERLLAGLGRLLDQ; this is encoded by the coding sequence ATGAACCGAACCCTTTATACCCTGCTGTTCCATCTTGCCTTGCCGCTCGTGGTGGTTCGCCTGTTTTGGCGTGCCCGCAAAGCGCCGGCCTATTCGAAACGCATCGGCGAACGCTTTGCTGTAGGGCTGCCCGAATTCCAGCCGCATGGCATCTGGGTGCACGCTGTCTCGGTGGGTGAAAGCATCGCTGCCGCGCCGATGATTCGCGAGCTTATGGCGCGGTATCCGCACTTGCCGATTACCGTGACCTGCATGACCCCGACCGGCTCCGAGCGAATCAGGGCGCTATTTGGCGATACGGTGCAGCATTGCTACTTGCCTTACGATCTGCCTTGGGCGGCTTCACGGTTCTTGCAACGACTGCAGCCGAAACTGGCTGTGGTGATGGAAACCGAGCTGTGGCCCAACCATATCCACCAGTGCGCGCGTCGCGGTATTCCCGTGGCGCTGGCCAATGCGCGGTTGTCCGAACGCTCGGCGCGCGGCTACGCACGATTCGCCCGGTTGACCGCGCCCATGCTGGCTGAACTGAACCTCATCGCCGTGCAGACCGAGGCCGAGGCGGCGCGTTTCCGCCAGCTCGGCGCACGTGATGCCTGCGTAGAAGTAACCGGCTCGATCAAGTTCGACCTCAGCGTCGACCCGGTGCTGCCCGAGCAGGCCGCCCAGCTCCGCCAGCAATGGAGTGCCGTGATGCGGCCGATCTGGATCGGCGCCAGCACCCACACGGGCGAAGACGAAATTCTGCTGGCTGCGCATCGGCAGTTGTTGAACACCTATCCTGACGCGCTGTTGATCTTGGTGCCGCGCCATCCCGAACGCTTTGGCTCGGTATATGAATTGTGCCGGAAGCAGGGTTTTGCCACTGTCCGACGTACCCTCGGCGAGCCGCCGCAGGCCCGGACGCAAGTGCTGCTTGGCGACACCATGGGCGAGTTGCTGTTTCTCTTTGCGCTGGCCGATGTGGCCTTCGTTGGCGGCAGTCTGGTGCCTACCGGCGGGCACAATTTGCTCGAGCCCGCAGCGCTGGGTAAACCCGTACTGACCGGCCCGCATCTGTTCAATTTCCTCGATATCGCCGCGCAACTGCGCGATGCCGACGCGTTGAAGGAAGTGGACAGCGCCCCCGCGCTGGCGGTGGCAATCGAGGCGTTATGGACGAATCCGGCAAGTGTCGAACAGGCTCGGGCCGCAGGGTGCCGTGTGCTGAGGAATAATCAGGGCGCGCTGGAGCGGCTGCTGGCAGGGCTGGGACGGCTGCTCGACCAGTGA
- the thiC gene encoding phosphomethylpyrimidine synthase ThiC translates to MRAEQQHLSESAQVDQQSIQPFPRSQKIYVQGSRPDIRVPMREISLDVTPTAFGGEINAPVTVYDTSGPYTDPNVQIDVRKGLADVRSAWIADRGDTEKLPGLSSEFGQRRLDDAELTAMRFAHVRNPRRAKPGKNVSQMHYARQGIITPEMEFIAIRENMKLQEHRAAGLLDQQHAGQSFGASIPKEITPEFVRDEVARGRAIIPANINHTELEPMIIGRNFLVKINGNIGNSALGSSIEEEVAKLTWGIRWGSDTVMDLSTGKHIHETREWIIRNSPVPIGTVPIYQALEKVNGVAEDLTWELFRDTLIEQAEQGVDYFTIHAGVLLRYVPLTAKRVTGIVSRGGSIMAKWCLAHHQENFLYTHFEEICEIMKAYDVSFSLGDGLRPGSIADANDAAQFGELETLGELTKIAWRHDVQCMIEGPGHVPMHLIKENMDKQLECCDEAPFYTLGPLTTDIAPGYDHITSGIGAAMIGWFGCAMLCYVTPKEHLGLPNKDDVKTGIITYKIAAHAADLAKGHPGAQIRDNALSKARFEFRWEDQFNLGLDPDTARSYHDETLPKDSAKVAHFCSMCGPKFCSMKITQEVREYAAENGLTDEQKAIEAGFAEQSSRFKDEGSVIYRQV, encoded by the coding sequence ATGCGTGCAGAACAACAACATCTCAGTGAATCCGCCCAGGTCGACCAGCAGTCGATCCAGCCTTTCCCGCGTTCGCAGAAAATCTACGTGCAGGGCTCGCGCCCGGACATTCGTGTGCCGATGCGCGAGATCAGCCTCGACGTGACGCCTACTGCGTTCGGTGGCGAGATCAACGCCCCGGTCACCGTCTATGACACCTCCGGTCCTTACACCGATCCCAATGTGCAGATCGACGTGCGAAAGGGCCTGGCCGATGTGCGCAGCGCTTGGATCGCGGATCGCGGAGACACCGAGAAACTGCCGGGGCTGAGCTCCGAATTCGGCCAGCGCCGCCTGGACGATGCCGAGCTGACCGCCATGCGCTTCGCCCACGTGCGCAACCCGCGCCGCGCCAAGCCGGGCAAGAACGTCAGCCAGATGCACTACGCGCGTCAGGGCATCATCACGCCCGAGATGGAATTTATCGCCATCCGCGAAAACATGAAGTTGCAGGAGCACCGCGCCGCCGGCCTGCTGGATCAGCAGCACGCAGGTCAGAGCTTCGGCGCCAGCATTCCCAAGGAAATTACCCCGGAATTCGTCCGTGACGAAGTGGCTCGCGGCCGCGCCATCATCCCGGCCAACATCAACCACACCGAGCTGGAGCCAATGATCATCGGCCGCAACTTCCTGGTGAAGATCAACGGCAACATCGGCAACTCGGCGCTGGGATCGAGCATCGAGGAAGAAGTGGCCAAGCTGACCTGGGGCATTCGCTGGGGATCGGATACGGTCATGGATCTTTCAACCGGCAAGCATATCCACGAAACCCGCGAATGGATCATCCGCAACTCGCCGGTGCCGATCGGTACCGTGCCGATCTACCAAGCGCTGGAGAAGGTCAACGGCGTGGCCGAGGATCTGACCTGGGAGTTGTTCCGCGATACGCTGATCGAGCAGGCCGAGCAGGGCGTGGACTACTTCACCATCCACGCTGGCGTGCTGTTGCGCTACGTGCCGCTGACCGCCAAACGAGTCACCGGCATCGTCAGCCGCGGTGGCTCGATCATGGCCAAGTGGTGCCTGGCCCATCACCAGGAAAATTTCCTCTACACCCACTTCGAGGAAATCTGCGAAATCATGAAGGCCTACGACGTCAGCTTCTCGCTGGGCGACGGCCTGCGTCCGGGCTCCATTGCCGACGCCAACGACGCCGCGCAGTTTGGCGAGCTGGAAACCCTCGGCGAGCTGACCAAGATTGCTTGGAGGCACGACGTGCAGTGCATGATCGAAGGCCCCGGCCACGTGCCTATGCACCTGATCAAGGAGAACATGGACAAGCAGCTCGAATGCTGCGACGAGGCACCGTTCTACACCCTCGGCCCGCTGACCACCGACATTGCCCCTGGTTATGACCACATTACCAGCGGCATCGGCGCGGCGATGATCGGCTGGTTTGGTTGCGCCATGCTCTGCTACGTCACGCCCAAGGAACACCTGGGCCTGCCGAACAAGGATGACGTCAAGACAGGCATCATTACCTACAAGATCGCCGCCCACGCCGCCGACCTCGCCAAGGGTCATCCGGGCGCGCAGATTCGCGATAACGCACTGTCCAAGGCGCGCTTCGAGTTCCGCTGGGAAGACCAGTTCAACCTCGGCCTCGACCCGGACACCGCACGCAGCTACCACGACGAAACGCTGCCCAAGGATTCGGCCAAGGTCGCGCATTTCTGCTCCATGTGCGGGCCGAAATTCTGCTCGATGAAGATCACTCAGGAAGTCCGCGAGTACGCCGCCGAAAACGGCCTGACCGACGAGCAGAAGGCCATCGAGGCCGGCTTCGCCGAGCAGTCATCGCGCTTCAAGGATGAAGGGTCGGTCATTTACCGGCAGGTCTAA
- a CDS encoding metal ABC transporter ATPase has product MPRVLIRRNPSTFKTLPLLVEASPEGLRYQSLGRPLNFSEMLERRRPVVVDDPSRFDIELANLGVSVRLTLCWQGREYWVLVRQQRQDRGDVVLKLISGYVPAHELSLPLLTAIHEVAEECLLETPEGWLAGRFGDTWLPAPYQGSLRYREAVHFNLASLSGSAKPVQCGQMTLMERPRAYVHLPTASLQLIYDMRLDLPKETRELSLFHVDERLEGEELVAQLDRSRPDLYLVPLHEGQPQDQLLHLRNGQLSMIGTRGLWLAESFTQQEDWVVRDERIRWREWWAARPAAVTR; this is encoded by the coding sequence ATGCCGCGCGTGTTGATCCGCAGGAACCCGAGCACGTTCAAAACCCTGCCATTGCTCGTCGAGGCCAGCCCCGAAGGCTTGCGGTACCAGAGCCTCGGGCGGCCGCTCAATTTCAGCGAGATGCTCGAGCGCCGCCGCCCCGTGGTCGTTGACGATCCGAGCCGCTTCGATATCGAACTGGCCAACCTCGGAGTGTCGGTACGCCTAACGCTTTGCTGGCAGGGGCGGGAGTATTGGGTACTGGTGCGCCAGCAACGCCAGGACCGCGGTGACGTCGTGCTCAAGTTGATTTCTGGTTACGTGCCAGCTCATGAGCTCAGCCTGCCGCTGCTGACCGCGATTCACGAAGTCGCTGAAGAATGCCTGCTGGAAACGCCCGAAGGCTGGCTCGCCGGGCGATTTGGCGATACCTGGCTGCCCGCACCTTACCAAGGCAGCCTGCGTTATCGCGAGGCGGTGCATTTCAATCTGGCTTCGTTATCCGGCTCGGCCAAACCGGTGCAATGCGGCCAGATGACCTTGATGGAACGCCCGCGGGCCTATGTCCATCTGCCAACCGCTTCCCTGCAGTTGATCTATGACATGCGCCTCGATCTGCCAAAGGAAACCCGCGAACTCAGCCTGTTTCATGTCGACGAGCGGCTCGAGGGCGAAGAGCTGGTCGCCCAACTGGACCGTAGCCGGCCCGACCTCTACCTGGTCCCGCTGCATGAAGGTCAGCCGCAAGATCAGCTCCTGCACCTGCGCAACGGCCAGCTCAGCATGATAGGCACGCGGGGGCTGTGGCTAGCCGAGAGCTTCACGCAGCAGGAGGACTGGGTGGTTCGCGACGAGCGCATCCGCTGGAGGGAATGGTGGGCGGCGAGGCCCGCGGCCGTGACGCGCTGA
- the hldE gene encoding bifunctional D-glycero-beta-D-manno-heptose-7-phosphate kinase/D-glycero-beta-D-manno-heptose 1-phosphate adenylyltransferase HldE, with translation MKLSMPRFDQAPVLVVGDVMLDRYWHGGTSRISPEAPVPVVKVEQIEDRPGGAANVALNIAALGAPAALVGVTGEDEACQSLADSLAAAGVQAHFQRIEHQPTIVKLRVMSRHQQLLRMDFEEAFETDAGALLEDVEGLLAGVRVLVLSDYGKGALKNHQALIEAARRRGIPVLADPKGKDFEIYRGASLITPNLGEFEAIVGRCADEVELVAKGAELMQQLELDALLVTRGEHGMTLLRPEHSPLHLPARAREVFDVTGAGDTVISTLAAAIAAGEELPQAVALANLAAGIVVGKLGTACISAPELRRAVQREEGSERGVMTLEQLLTAIEDARAEGEKIVFTNGCFDILHAGHVTYLEQARAQGDRLVVAVNDDGSVSRLKGPGRPINSVDRRMAVLAGLGAVDWVVCFAEDTPEKLLAKVRPDVLVKGGDYGVDQVVGADLVTAYGGEVKVLGLVENSSTTAIVERIRKA, from the coding sequence ATGAAACTGTCCATGCCCCGTTTCGACCAAGCCCCCGTTCTGGTAGTGGGCGATGTCATGCTCGATCGCTACTGGCATGGCGGCACGTCGCGGATTTCGCCGGAGGCGCCGGTGCCGGTGGTCAAGGTCGAGCAGATCGAGGACCGTCCCGGTGGTGCGGCCAACGTCGCGCTGAACATCGCGGCGCTGGGCGCTCCGGCTGCGTTGGTGGGGGTAACCGGTGAAGATGAAGCGTGCCAAAGCCTGGCCGACAGTCTGGCCGCAGCCGGTGTGCAAGCGCATTTCCAGCGCATCGAGCATCAGCCGACCATCGTCAAGCTGCGGGTGATGAGCCGCCACCAGCAACTGCTGCGCATGGACTTCGAGGAAGCCTTCGAAACCGATGCTGGAGCATTGCTCGAGGACGTCGAAGGATTGCTGGCTGGCGTCAGAGTGCTGGTGCTGTCCGATTACGGCAAGGGCGCGCTGAAGAATCATCAGGCGCTGATCGAGGCTGCTCGCCGCCGTGGCATTCCGGTGCTGGCCGATCCCAAGGGCAAGGATTTCGAAATCTATCGTGGCGCCTCGCTGATTACGCCGAATCTCGGCGAGTTCGAGGCCATCGTTGGGCGATGCGCTGACGAAGTCGAGCTGGTGGCCAAGGGCGCTGAGCTCATGCAACAGCTGGAGCTTGATGCTTTGCTCGTAACCCGAGGCGAGCATGGCATGACGCTGCTGCGTCCGGAGCACTCTCCGTTGCATTTGCCGGCGCGCGCACGTGAGGTGTTCGATGTCACCGGAGCTGGCGATACCGTCATTTCGACCCTGGCGGCAGCCATCGCTGCGGGGGAGGAGCTGCCGCAGGCCGTGGCGTTGGCCAATCTGGCCGCCGGTATCGTGGTTGGCAAGCTGGGCACCGCCTGCATCAGTGCGCCTGAGCTGCGCCGTGCCGTGCAGCGCGAGGAGGGTTCAGAGCGCGGGGTGATGACGCTCGAGCAACTGCTCACGGCGATCGAGGACGCCCGCGCTGAAGGCGAGAAGATCGTTTTCACCAACGGCTGCTTCGACATTCTGCACGCCGGTCATGTGACCTATCTGGAGCAGGCCCGCGCGCAGGGCGATCGACTGGTCGTTGCGGTCAACGATGACGGCTCGGTGAGTCGCCTGAAGGGGCCGGGCCGGCCGATCAATTCGGTCGATCGGCGCATGGCCGTGCTGGCAGGCCTCGGTGCTGTCGACTGGGTCGTTTGCTTCGCCGAAGACACGCCGGAAAAGCTGCTCGCCAAGGTCAGGCCGGACGTGCTGGTCAAGGGCGGCGACTACGGCGTGGATCAGGTGGTCGGGGCGGATCTGGTCACCGCCTATGGCGGCGAGGTGAAGGTGCTGGGGCTGGTCGAGAACAGCTCGACCACGGCGATCGTCGAGAGGATTCGCAAGGCCTAG
- the msbA gene encoding lipid A export permease/ATP-binding protein MsbA produces the protein MSGSPLKADTASSLSIYLRLLRYVLPYWGLFAISLLGFLLFASTQPMLGYILKFFVDGLNNPDASFFAQVPHLKELEWLAELKLLQAVPLLIVLIALMQGIGSFFGNYFLAKVSLGLVHDLRVALFNNLLTLPNRYFDSHNSGHLISRITYNVTMVTGAATDAIKVVVREGMTVIFLFGTLLWMNWKLTMVMVAILPVIGVMVSSASKKFRKQSKKIQVAMGDVTHVASETIQGYRVVRSFGGESYEQHRFFGASTDNTAKQLRMVKTNAVYTPTLQLVIYSAMALLMFLVLLLRGDASAGDLVAYITLAGLLPKPIRQLSEVSSTIQKGVAGAESIFEQLDEAQEIDSGTLERDRVNGRLDVSGLSFVYPGTDKQVLHDINFSVEPGQMVALVGRSGSGKSTLANLIPRFYHHDQGQILLDGADIQSYRLRNLRRHIALVTQQVTLFNDTVANNIAYGDLAGAPLEDIQRAARDAYADEFIEQMPEGYQTQVGENGVLLSGGQRQRLAIARALLKNAPVLILDEATSALDTESERHIQGALDHAMTGRTTLVIAHRLSTIEKADLILVMEQGRIVERGTHAELLVANGAYARLHATQFKDEA, from the coding sequence ATGAGTGGCTCACCCCTGAAGGCCGACACGGCTTCGAGTCTAAGCATCTACCTGAGGTTGCTGCGCTACGTGCTCCCCTATTGGGGGCTATTCGCAATCAGCCTTCTCGGCTTCCTCCTTTTCGCCTCCACCCAGCCGATGCTGGGCTACATCCTCAAGTTCTTCGTCGATGGATTGAATAACCCGGATGCTAGCTTTTTCGCCCAGGTGCCTCACCTGAAAGAGCTGGAATGGCTGGCCGAGCTGAAGCTCCTGCAGGCCGTGCCGTTGTTGATCGTGCTCATTGCGTTGATGCAGGGCATTGGCTCATTTTTTGGCAATTATTTTCTAGCCAAGGTTTCGCTGGGCCTGGTTCATGACTTGCGCGTCGCGCTGTTCAACAACCTGCTGACGCTGCCCAATCGCTACTTCGACAGCCACAACTCCGGCCATCTGATTTCGCGTATCACCTATAACGTGACGATGGTCACCGGTGCAGCGACCGATGCGATCAAGGTTGTGGTGCGAGAAGGCATGACCGTCATTTTCCTATTTGGCACGCTGCTTTGGATGAACTGGAAGCTGACCATGGTGATGGTGGCGATTCTTCCCGTCATTGGTGTCATGGTTTCCAGCGCCAGCAAGAAATTCCGCAAGCAGAGCAAGAAGATTCAGGTCGCGATGGGTGATGTCACCCATGTCGCTTCCGAAACCATTCAGGGCTACCGAGTCGTGCGCAGTTTTGGCGGCGAGAGCTACGAGCAGCATCGCTTCTTCGGCGCCAGCACGGATAACACCGCCAAGCAGCTGCGCATGGTCAAGACTAACGCGGTCTATACGCCAACCCTGCAGTTGGTTATCTACAGTGCGATGGCGCTGCTAATGTTCTTGGTTCTGTTGTTGCGCGGGGATGCATCGGCGGGCGATCTGGTGGCCTACATCACGCTGGCGGGCCTGTTGCCAAAACCGATCCGGCAGCTTTCGGAAGTCAGTTCGACGATTCAGAAGGGTGTGGCTGGTGCAGAGAGCATTTTCGAACAGTTGGACGAGGCCCAGGAAATCGATAGCGGTACGCTTGAGCGTGATCGGGTCAATGGGCGTCTCGACGTCAGTGGCCTGAGTTTCGTTTATCCCGGCACCGATAAGCAGGTGCTGCACGATATCAATTTCTCGGTGGAGCCGGGGCAGATGGTGGCGCTGGTCGGACGATCCGGCAGCGGCAAGTCGACCCTGGCGAATCTGATTCCTCGCTTCTATCACCATGATCAAGGGCAGATTTTGCTGGATGGAGCGGATATTCAAAGTTACAGGCTGCGCAATCTGCGCCGGCATATCGCGTTGGTCACTCAGCAGGTCACGCTGTTCAACGACACGGTTGCCAATAACATCGCCTATGGCGATCTGGCCGGCGCACCGCTGGAAGATATCCAGCGTGCGGCCCGCGACGCCTACGCCGATGAATTCATTGAGCAGATGCCTGAGGGTTACCAGACCCAAGTTGGAGAAAATGGCGTACTGCTGTCCGGCGGCCAGCGTCAGCGCTTGGCCATCGCCCGTGCGCTGTTGAAGAACGCGCCGGTACTGATTCTGGACGAGGCGACCTCGGCGCTGGACACCGAATCCGAGCGGCACATCCAGGGTGCGCTGGATCATGCGATGACGGGGCGCACCACGCTGGTGATAGCGCACCGCCTGAGTACCATCGAAAAGGCCGATCTCATTTTGGTGATGGAGCAGGGGCGTATCGTCGAGCGTGGTACGCATGCCGAATTGCTTGTGGCCAATGGCGCCTATGCCAGGTTGCACGCAACACAGTTCAAGGATGAGGCCTAG
- a CDS encoding FAD-binding oxidoreductase, protein MPDSLSTDVLIVGGGVAGLWLNARLRRQGYSTLLVDKDVLGGGQSVKSQGIIHGGTKYALSGALTGASEAIADMPRRWREALQGGGELDLFGVRLLSDAHYLWSPGTLTGNLTSFFASKAVRSRVGQVKGDELPPALQHPKFKGKVYRLSELVLDVPSLIQRLAELAGPGLLKADRIEPLRENGELTGLIVDGRSITAQRIVLTAGAGNAELLEALGLTQPAMQKRPLHMVMVKAATLKPLYAHCLGGGSKPRITVTSHPAADGEWVWYLGGDLAEANGVARDEAAQIAAAKKELAELVPWINLSAAKWATLRIDRAEPAQSALARPDNAFLAEQGRLLVGWPTKLALSPDFADRVEAALARDNIHPQPRPPLPELPRPTVTAPFWEGLL, encoded by the coding sequence ATGCCCGACTCCTTAAGCACCGATGTCCTGATCGTAGGCGGTGGCGTTGCCGGTCTGTGGCTGAATGCGCGCCTGCGCCGGCAAGGCTATTCGACGCTGCTGGTGGACAAGGACGTGCTCGGCGGCGGGCAGAGCGTCAAATCCCAGGGGATCATCCACGGTGGCACCAAGTATGCGCTATCCGGCGCGCTGACCGGCGCATCGGAAGCTATCGCCGACATGCCCCGGCGCTGGCGTGAAGCACTCCAAGGCGGCGGCGAGCTGGATCTTTTCGGCGTGCGCCTGCTCTCCGATGCGCACTATCTCTGGTCGCCGGGCACTCTGACCGGCAATCTCACCAGCTTCTTCGCCAGCAAGGCGGTGCGCTCGCGGGTCGGCCAGGTCAAGGGCGACGAATTGCCACCGGCGCTGCAGCACCCGAAATTCAAGGGCAAGGTTTATCGGCTCAGCGAACTGGTGCTGGACGTGCCGAGCCTGATCCAGCGCCTCGCGGAGCTCGCCGGTCCCGGCCTGTTGAAGGCCGACCGGATCGAGCCGCTGCGGGAGAATGGTGAACTGACCGGTCTGATCGTCGATGGTCGCTCCATAACCGCGCAGCGCATCGTCCTGACTGCCGGCGCGGGCAACGCCGAGCTGCTGGAGGCGCTGGGGCTCACGCAGCCGGCGATGCAAAAGCGCCCGCTGCATATGGTCATGGTAAAGGCGGCGACGCTCAAACCTCTCTATGCACATTGCCTGGGCGGCGGCTCCAAACCACGCATCACCGTGACCAGCCATCCGGCCGCTGACGGCGAATGGGTCTGGTATCTAGGCGGCGATCTGGCCGAGGCCAACGGCGTCGCGCGCGACGAGGCGGCGCAGATCGCCGCGGCGAAAAAGGAGCTGGCGGAATTGGTGCCCTGGATCAATCTGTCCGCGGCGAAGTGGGCGACGCTGCGGATCGACAGGGCCGAGCCGGCTCAGTCAGCGCTGGCCAGACCGGACAACGCCTTTCTCGCCGAACAGGGCCGGCTGCTGGTTGGCTGGCCGACGAAATTGGCGCTATCCCCCGATTTCGCCGACCGCGTCGAGGCCGCCTTGGCCCGCGACAATATCCATCCGCAACCGCGTCCGCCGCTACCCGAACTGCCACGCCCAACGGTTACCGCACCCTTTTGGGAAGGATTGCTCTGA